In a genomic window of Pokkaliibacter sp. MBI-7:
- the minD gene encoding septum site-determining protein MinD, whose product MAKIIVVTSGKGGVGKTTSSAAIGTGLALRGHKTVVIDFDVGLRNLDLIMNCERRVVYDFINVVNNEATLNQALIKDKRVETLYILPASQTRDKDALTREGVEKVLNELAETFDYIVCDSPAGIEKGALMALYFADEAVVVTNPEVSSVRDSDRIIGILHSKSRRAETGQEPIKEHLLLTRYDPERVELGEMLGVKDVQDILAIPLLGVIPESEAVLKCSNQGIPVILESQSDAGQAYEDAVSRLLGDERPMRFLTAPKKGFFKRMFGG is encoded by the coding sequence GTGGCTAAAATTATCGTTGTCACCTCCGGTAAAGGTGGAGTAGGCAAGACCACCTCTAGCGCGGCCATTGGCACAGGCTTAGCCCTGCGTGGCCACAAGACAGTCGTTATCGACTTTGACGTTGGTCTAAGAAACCTCGACCTCATCATGAATTGCGAGCGTCGTGTTGTTTATGACTTTATTAACGTAGTCAACAATGAGGCAACCCTCAATCAGGCCCTGATCAAGGACAAGCGAGTTGAAACGCTTTACATCCTGCCCGCATCACAGACACGCGACAAAGACGCGCTGACCCGTGAGGGTGTGGAAAAGGTACTGAATGAACTGGCCGAAACATTTGACTACATCGTATGCGATTCCCCAGCGGGCATTGAGAAAGGTGCCTTGATGGCCCTGTACTTCGCAGACGAAGCTGTCGTGGTTACCAATCCCGAAGTCTCCTCCGTAAGAGACTCTGACCGGATTATCGGAATTCTCCACAGTAAATCACGTCGTGCAGAGACAGGTCAGGAGCCGATCAAAGAGCACCTGCTGCTGACCCGCTATGACCCAGAACGTGTAGAACTGGGAGAAATGCTCGGCGTCAAAGACGTGCAGGACATTCTTGCCATTCCTCTGCTTGGTGTAATCCCTGAGTCAGAAGCAGTACTAAAGTGCTCCAACCAAGGTATTCCCGTCATTCTGGAATCACAGAGCGACGCCGGTCAGGCTTATGAAGATGCCGTGTCCCGACTGCTCGGCGATGAACGCCCGATGCGTTTCCTGACTGCTCCGAAAAAAGGATTCTTCAAACGTATGTTCGGAGGTTAA
- the minE gene encoding cell division topological specificity factor MinE, with product MASFFDYFRSRKPNSASVAKERLQIIVAHERSQRQQPDYLPALQKELLEVIKKYVQVAQDDISIQIDNTDNCSVLELNITLPEK from the coding sequence GTGGCCAGTTTTTTCGATTATTTCCGAAGCCGTAAGCCCAACTCCGCCTCCGTCGCGAAAGAACGTTTGCAAATTATCGTTGCACATGAACGTTCACAGCGACAGCAGCCGGATTACTTACCTGCGCTGCAAAAGGAACTGCTGGAAGTTATCAAGAAATATGTGCAGGTTGCACAGGACGATATATCGATTCAGATCGACAATACCGACAACTGTTCGGTATTGGAGCTCAACATCACGCTGCCAGAAAAATAA
- a CDS encoding protein adenylyltransferase SelO family protein, which translates to MKTLETLEFINRYSRLPQEFYSRQAVAPLAGLRWLTGSPAAAALLDLDIEQFKRRDIADVIAGSASWAGSDPLAMVYSGHQFGGYTPRLGDGRGLLLGEVQNTKGEVWDVHLKGAGPTPYSRMGDGRAVLRSSIREYLCSESLAALGVPTTRALGLLGSDEPVYRESEERGAMLIRIAKTHVRFGHFEYFYYSQQHELLKRLSEFCLETYFTHCTSFVLPYEAMFAEIVERTAKMIAYWQAYGFCHGVMNTDNFSILGDTFDFGPFAFLDDYDPRFICNHSDSQGRYAFYRQPSIAYWNLQCLAQALTPVIEMEGLRKGLESFEPVLVKEFSELMRRRLGLPEFTESDHEMLKAWLQLLATNKMDYTLAFRWLGEVRPGRQPEKLRNEFMQLPEFDAWLEQYQRRLKGQDWDQRQQLMNAVNPHYVMRNYLLQEAIEKAGAGDISEVERLFLIMQNPFDEQPEFLKYAKRSPQWGKSLEISCSS; encoded by the coding sequence GTGAAAACACTGGAAACACTTGAGTTTATAAATCGATATAGCCGCTTGCCGCAGGAGTTCTATTCCCGGCAAGCGGTTGCTCCTTTAGCAGGGCTGCGGTGGTTGACTGGTAGTCCTGCCGCTGCGGCCTTGCTAGATCTGGATATCGAACAGTTCAAACGCCGTGACATTGCTGACGTCATTGCTGGTAGTGCATCGTGGGCTGGCTCCGACCCGCTCGCTATGGTGTACAGCGGCCATCAGTTTGGTGGGTATACTCCCAGGCTTGGTGATGGTCGAGGTCTCCTGTTAGGTGAAGTACAAAACACCAAAGGTGAAGTTTGGGATGTGCACCTGAAGGGGGCTGGCCCGACGCCTTATTCCCGTATGGGGGATGGGCGCGCTGTCTTGCGTTCGAGCATTCGCGAATATTTGTGTTCGGAGTCGCTTGCGGCATTGGGTGTACCAACGACAAGAGCGTTGGGTTTGCTGGGGAGTGATGAGCCGGTTTATCGAGAGTCGGAAGAGCGTGGAGCTATGCTGATTCGCATTGCTAAAACCCATGTGCGCTTCGGTCATTTTGAGTACTTCTATTACAGTCAGCAGCATGAGTTGCTAAAACGGTTGTCTGAGTTCTGCCTTGAGACGTATTTCACCCATTGCACATCGTTCGTACTTCCTTACGAAGCCATGTTTGCAGAGATTGTTGAACGCACTGCGAAGATGATCGCCTATTGGCAGGCCTACGGGTTTTGCCATGGCGTGATGAATACTGATAATTTTTCTATTCTTGGTGACACCTTCGACTTTGGGCCATTCGCATTCCTGGACGATTACGATCCACGCTTCATCTGCAATCACTCTGATTCGCAAGGGCGCTATGCGTTCTACCGACAACCATCAATTGCTTACTGGAACTTGCAATGTCTGGCGCAAGCGCTGACTCCTGTAATTGAAATGGAAGGCCTGCGAAAAGGATTGGAAAGTTTTGAGCCTGTTCTGGTGAAGGAGTTCTCTGAGCTGATGAGAAGACGCTTAGGGTTGCCTGAGTTCACGGAAAGCGATCATGAGATGCTTAAGGCCTGGTTACAGCTATTAGCTACTAATAAAATGGACTACACCCTGGCATTTCGTTGGCTGGGGGAGGTTAGGCCAGGTCGACAGCCTGAAAAATTGCGTAATGAGTTTATGCAGTTGCCTGAATTTGATGCTTGGCTTGAGCAGTATCAGCGCCGTCTGAAAGGGCAAGACTGGGATCAGCGTCAACAGTTGATGAATGCTGTTAATCCCCACTACGTGATGCGTAATTATTTGTTACAGGAAGCTATCGAAAAGGCAGGGGCAGGAGATATTAGTGAAGTCGAGCGTCTTTTCCTGATCATGCAAAATCCGTTTGATGAGCAGCCAGAGTTTCTGAAGTATGCGAAGAGATCTCCACAGTGGGGGAAATCGCTTGAGATTAGCTGCTCGTCCTGA
- the rhlB gene encoding ATP-dependent RNA helicase RhlB yields the protein MQENNVREAEKLDSGAVTQSEGERDRGERKASGRSSSRGRNNKSRRRTDGRRKPASERLDQRDGDESDSEIEALSASDDQQEKAGNAPRRAKNGTRRSSRDIESRNSWSPAEFEVYPAEGKVRFHDLNLPDDVLHAVAELGYEYCSPIQAKTLPFSLQGRDITGKAQTGTGKTAAFLVSIITDLIDFPLDVALPNGTPRALILAPTRELVMQIAKDAVALSRFTDLNVVSILGGMDFEKQREQLIGERIDILVATPGRLIDFIGRGNVNLRDVEVLVLDEADRMLSMGFIPDVRRIIRQTPRTGDRQTLLFSATYSGDILALAEQWTQDPVHVAIESERLTTDSVEQVAYMVAESDKYRIIRNLVVVRELKRVMVFANRRDQTRRLYERLRKDGVKVAMLSGEVTQRKRVSTLEAFRSGSIDVLVATDVAGRGIHVDDISHVINYNLPEDLEDYVHRIGRTGRAGKTGTSISLIGEDDAFLLHSLEELIGHKLPCEHPPEDLLGVASENTGNT from the coding sequence ATGCAAGAAAACAACGTGCGTGAGGCTGAAAAGCTCGACAGTGGGGCTGTGACCCAGTCTGAAGGCGAACGTGACCGTGGCGAGCGAAAGGCGTCTGGTCGTTCTAGTTCTCGTGGTCGTAATAACAAGTCTCGTCGACGTACGGATGGACGACGTAAACCCGCTTCAGAGCGTCTTGACCAGCGTGATGGTGACGAGAGCGACTCTGAGATAGAGGCCCTCTCTGCGTCAGATGATCAGCAAGAGAAAGCTGGCAATGCTCCCCGTCGTGCCAAGAATGGAACACGACGCAGTTCGCGAGATATTGAATCTCGTAACTCTTGGAGTCCTGCCGAGTTTGAGGTTTATCCAGCAGAAGGTAAGGTGCGATTTCATGATCTGAATCTGCCAGATGATGTGCTGCATGCAGTGGCTGAGCTGGGGTATGAGTATTGTAGCCCCATACAGGCCAAAACATTGCCCTTTAGCCTTCAGGGACGGGATATAACCGGTAAAGCCCAAACGGGTACAGGTAAGACCGCTGCTTTTCTTGTCAGCATTATTACCGACCTGATTGACTTCCCGTTAGATGTCGCATTGCCAAATGGAACTCCGCGTGCGCTGATACTGGCACCTACACGTGAGCTGGTAATGCAGATTGCCAAAGACGCTGTAGCACTGTCACGATTTACTGATTTGAATGTTGTCAGCATTCTTGGCGGTATGGATTTCGAGAAGCAACGTGAGCAGTTGATCGGTGAGAGAATCGATATTCTGGTTGCTACGCCAGGTCGACTGATCGACTTTATTGGCCGCGGTAATGTCAATCTGCGAGATGTTGAAGTGCTGGTTCTGGATGAAGCCGATCGCATGCTGAGCATGGGCTTTATTCCTGATGTGCGTCGCATTATTCGTCAGACTCCCCGTACGGGTGATCGGCAGACGTTACTGTTCAGTGCCACCTATTCGGGTGACATTTTGGCATTGGCTGAACAATGGACACAGGATCCGGTGCATGTCGCTATCGAATCAGAGCGATTGACCACTGACAGTGTCGAGCAAGTGGCCTACATGGTGGCCGAAAGCGATAAATACCGAATCATTCGCAATCTGGTTGTGGTTCGTGAGCTGAAACGGGTGATGGTGTTTGCTAATCGCAGAGATCAGACACGACGTTTGTACGAGCGTTTGCGCAAGGATGGAGTCAAGGTCGCAATGCTTTCTGGTGAGGTTACTCAGCGTAAGCGAGTGAGTACGCTGGAGGCCTTCCGTTCAGGATCAATTGATGTACTGGTCGCTACAGATGTCGCTGGACGTGGCATTCACGTTGACGATATCAGTCACGTGATCAATTACAATCTTCCAGAAGATCTTGAAGACTATGTCCATCGCATCGGCCGTACCGGGCGTGCGGGTAAAACGGGAACGTCTATCAGTTTGATTGGCGAAGATGATGCCTTCCTGTTGCACTCCCTGGAAGAACTGATTGGGCATAAGTTGCCGTGTGAACACCCCCCAGAAGATCTCTTAGGAGTTGCCAGTGAAAACACTGGAAACACTTGA
- the dinG gene encoding ATP-dependent DNA helicase DinG — MLEESHKEAIQQAYRAYLGAKSLRPRLGQRQMIGTIARTFGEIEQDSEHNRIGGRHLCVIEAGTGTGKTVAYLLATLPLAKVWKKQVVVSTATVALQEQITQKDLPDLKANGGMQFSYALAKGRGRYLCPSKLERLTGATSDPTLALFEQDALNNKDAEGEDWQSLMQVWSSGQWNGDKDNLPNPLPDSSWSKLTTDHQQCTRHRCQFFSQCPFYRARQELEDADCIVANHDLVLADLSLGGGVILPAPAKTIYVFDEGHHLPDKALGHFTFAMAVRSTDRWLKQLNKNMASMAAQLRLTGDMVKAVEQIPSEVRTLEQGLLYLNELIGSTVTWGDDSEYSSNVYRFAEGRVPEELRGLCDQLRQGWGALQSLVDKLSRGIQQAMGGEYPDISAKEAEAWFPIIGQMLARIQEARALCTSYSEHDAEGAVPLARWAEKLDYQDILDTNLCSSPILAAERLRQVLWNRCFGAVICSATLTALNRFDRIMMRAGLPSDAAYERVQSPFNHGDAAELWVPLMRNEPTRAQEHTAELVEWLKQNLNLNEGSLVLFSSRRQMEEVLEKIGKPWADLILAQGTYSKQEVLRLHRENLDEGRGSILFGLASFAEGIDLPGKYLTHVIIAKIPFAVPDSPVEAGLAEWIEKRGGNPFMEISMPDASIRLVQAAGRLLRSEQDTGRITLLDRRVVSKRYGKALLDSLPPFRRRID, encoded by the coding sequence ATGTTAGAAGAAAGCCATAAAGAGGCTATCCAGCAAGCCTATCGAGCTTATCTAGGGGCAAAATCTCTTCGACCCAGGCTTGGTCAGAGGCAGATGATTGGAACTATTGCGCGTACTTTTGGAGAGATCGAGCAAGATTCTGAGCATAACCGCATTGGTGGTCGGCACCTTTGCGTTATAGAGGCGGGCACTGGAACAGGGAAGACAGTCGCCTACTTGCTTGCTACCCTGCCGCTGGCAAAAGTATGGAAAAAGCAGGTTGTTGTATCTACTGCAACAGTTGCTCTGCAGGAGCAGATAACGCAAAAAGATCTGCCGGACTTGAAAGCTAATGGTGGTATGCAGTTTTCCTACGCTCTGGCGAAAGGCAGGGGGCGCTATCTCTGTCCAAGTAAGCTGGAGCGTCTGACAGGAGCGACAAGCGACCCGACGTTGGCATTGTTTGAACAGGATGCTCTGAACAATAAAGATGCAGAGGGTGAGGATTGGCAAAGTCTGATGCAGGTCTGGTCATCTGGTCAATGGAACGGTGACAAAGATAATTTACCCAACCCGTTGCCAGACAGCAGTTGGAGTAAGCTCACGACTGATCATCAGCAATGCACTCGCCATCGTTGCCAGTTTTTTAGTCAGTGTCCATTTTATCGTGCCCGACAGGAGCTTGAGGACGCAGATTGTATCGTCGCAAATCATGACTTGGTGCTGGCAGATCTCTCCTTGGGAGGGGGGGTCATTTTACCTGCTCCAGCCAAGACCATTTATGTATTTGATGAAGGCCATCATTTGCCTGACAAGGCGCTTGGGCACTTTACTTTTGCGATGGCTGTGCGCTCAACCGATCGATGGTTGAAGCAGCTGAACAAAAATATGGCATCAATGGCTGCGCAGTTAAGACTGACAGGCGATATGGTCAAGGCTGTGGAGCAGATTCCTTCCGAAGTGAGAACCCTTGAGCAGGGTTTGCTATACCTTAATGAATTGATTGGCAGCACTGTTACGTGGGGTGATGATAGCGAGTACAGCTCTAATGTATACCGTTTTGCTGAGGGGCGTGTGCCGGAAGAGCTGCGTGGCTTATGTGATCAGTTACGGCAAGGTTGGGGCGCACTGCAAAGTCTCGTTGATAAACTGAGTCGCGGCATTCAGCAGGCGATGGGTGGGGAATATCCTGATATATCTGCCAAGGAAGCTGAGGCCTGGTTCCCTATCATTGGGCAGATGCTTGCGCGTATTCAGGAGGCTCGGGCGCTGTGCACGAGTTACAGCGAGCATGATGCAGAAGGCGCTGTGCCATTGGCTCGGTGGGCAGAGAAGCTCGACTATCAGGATATATTGGATACTAATTTATGCTCCAGTCCGATACTGGCGGCAGAGCGTTTACGTCAGGTGCTGTGGAATAGATGTTTTGGCGCTGTAATATGCTCAGCAACATTAACAGCATTAAACAGGTTTGATCGCATTATGATGCGCGCCGGCTTGCCAAGTGATGCAGCTTATGAGCGAGTGCAGAGCCCATTTAATCATGGTGATGCTGCTGAGCTGTGGGTTCCTCTCATGCGTAATGAACCTACGCGAGCGCAGGAGCATACCGCCGAGCTGGTCGAGTGGCTGAAGCAAAACCTCAACCTGAATGAAGGGTCGCTAGTGCTATTCAGCTCTCGCAGGCAAATGGAAGAGGTGCTGGAAAAAATCGGCAAGCCCTGGGCTGATCTGATCCTTGCCCAAGGTACTTACAGCAAGCAGGAAGTCTTGAGGTTACATCGCGAAAACCTGGATGAGGGGCGAGGTAGTATTTTATTTGGGTTAGCTTCTTTCGCAGAAGGTATTGATCTGCCGGGAAAATACCTGACTCATGTTATCATTGCCAAAATTCCGTTTGCGGTGCCTGATAGCCCTGTTGAGGCTGGCCTGGCTGAATGGATTGAAAAGCGGGGTGGCAACCCCTTCATGGAGATCAGTATGCCTGATGCCAGTATTCGACTTGTGCAGGCTGCGGGAAGGCTCTTGCGCTCGGAGCAGGATACTGGCCGTATTACATTGCTTGATCGCCGGGTTGTCTCCAAAAGATACGGAAAGGCATTGCTGGATTCACTGCCCCCATTTCGTCGTCGAATAGATTAA
- the lexA gene encoding transcriptional repressor LexA gives MIKLTHRQSEVLECIRRYIESTGFPPTRADLARELGFRSPNAAEEHLKALARKGAIEIIAGASRGIRIPSDSGSANDESSTEEETGLPIVGRVAAGSPILAQEHISDRCQVPPDFFSPKADYLLRVQGMSMRDAGILDGDLLAVHRTQDVRNGQIVVARIGDDVTVKRFERNGHSVQLIAENPDFSPIELDLTTEELVIEGLGVGVIRRGN, from the coding sequence ATGATTAAGCTAACGCATCGCCAATCAGAAGTTCTTGAGTGCATTCGCCGGTATATTGAAAGCACTGGCTTTCCTCCAACGCGCGCCGACCTGGCACGAGAGCTTGGCTTCCGTTCTCCTAACGCGGCAGAAGAGCACCTGAAAGCCCTGGCTCGAAAAGGCGCAATCGAAATTATCGCTGGCGCCTCACGCGGCATTCGCATTCCAAGCGATTCAGGCTCTGCCAATGATGAATCCTCAACCGAGGAAGAGACTGGCTTACCTATAGTCGGTCGCGTCGCAGCGGGCAGCCCTATTCTTGCTCAGGAACATATATCTGACCGTTGCCAGGTCCCACCTGATTTCTTTTCCCCCAAAGCAGATTACTTGTTACGCGTTCAAGGTATGAGCATGCGCGATGCTGGAATTCTTGATGGTGATCTACTCGCAGTACATCGCACTCAGGATGTCCGCAATGGGCAGATCGTTGTAGCTCGAATTGGTGATGATGTGACCGTAAAGCGTTTTGAGCGCAATGGACACTCAGTACAACTCATTGCTGAAAACCCAGACTTTTCTCCCATAGAGTTAGACCTCACCACTGAAGAACTGGTGATCGAAGGTTTAGGTGTAGGCGTCATTCGCAGAGGAAATTAA
- a CDS encoding SulA-like leucine-rich domain-containing protein, with the protein MLSSHTRATSILQLDHIANIRTLPPTTEYSGNHNQAGITEVVVNQQRDGKELWLLPMLAQLNVDDRWFTWVAPPNNLEKDWLLTVGIDLNKCILLKPCRGHDVYNLSRRALRQGNCHLVVNWPEKEISSAEYEGLEQAALDGDSHCILIRTR; encoded by the coding sequence ATGCTGTCATCCCATACTCGTGCCACTTCAATATTGCAGCTAGACCATATTGCCAACATCCGGACGTTACCACCTACCACAGAATACTCTGGTAATCATAACCAAGCAGGTATAACTGAAGTCGTGGTAAATCAGCAGAGAGATGGCAAAGAACTATGGTTGCTGCCGATGCTGGCACAGCTTAATGTGGATGACCGCTGGTTTACCTGGGTAGCTCCCCCGAATAATCTGGAAAAGGACTGGCTGCTCACAGTCGGTATCGACCTCAACAAATGCATTCTGCTGAAACCATGTCGCGGCCATGACGTCTACAATCTTAGTCGTCGAGCATTGCGCCAAGGAAACTGCCACCTTGTTGTCAACTGGCCGGAAAAGGAAATTTCATCAGCGGAATATGAAGGTTTGGAGCAAGCAGCTCTTGATGGTGACAGCCATTGCATTTTGATTCGCACCCGTTAA
- a CDS encoding DUF6586 family protein yields the protein MSPLYASRTNKKLYFARLHLDALVQAGNSTSWDKHALIESFHESVLFHLYGAYHAFLREIAQGYKLPAEQVRSALDLHDLLEQRGYEGPEYAYIQQLLGESDSWLSMLIAEYQGCWRAVDKAATDQPSSSSEIHIVQLSANHAEDGYRYEQLATWLQALKALVEQGREQLAEW from the coding sequence ATGAGCCCGCTCTATGCCAGCAGGACCAATAAGAAATTATATTTTGCACGTCTGCATCTGGATGCTCTTGTCCAGGCTGGTAATTCTACGAGTTGGGATAAACACGCTTTAATCGAGTCATTTCATGAATCCGTTTTGTTTCATCTCTACGGTGCTTATCATGCCTTTCTGAGGGAGATTGCTCAGGGCTATAAGCTCCCAGCGGAGCAGGTAAGATCTGCTTTGGATTTGCATGATTTACTCGAGCAGCGAGGTTATGAAGGGCCAGAGTATGCTTATATTCAGCAGTTACTGGGTGAGTCAGATAGCTGGTTAAGTATGCTCATTGCTGAATATCAAGGCTGCTGGCGTGCGGTTGATAAGGCTGCTACAGATCAGCCTTCCAGCAGTTCCGAAATACACATCGTCCAGCTGTCAGCCAATCACGCTGAAGACGGGTACAGATACGAGCAGTTAGCAACATGGTTGCAGGCATTGAAGGCGTTGGTTGAGCAGGGGCGCGAGCAGCTCGCTGAGTGGTAA
- the topA gene encoding type I DNA topoisomerase: MGKVLVIVESPAKAKTINKYLGPEYVVKSSVGHIRDLPTSGSGKTVDPKQRAQEAAKTRKMSAAEKTVYKTKKAHEQLVARMGVDPDNNWDAHYEVLPGKEKVVDELKRLAKDAEAIYLATDLDREGEAIAWHLMESIGGNPDRYRRVVFNEITKNAIRQAFTNPGSLDMSRVNAQQARRFLDRVVGYMVSPLLWAKIARGLSAGRVQSVAVRLIVEREREIRAFIPEEYWEVAADLKQNKDQVRFQVVRQSGEAFRPVSRGQVDKILASLGASQFNLTEREDKPTQSKPGAPFITSTLQQAASTRLGFGVKKTMMLAQRLYEAGYITYMRTDSTNLSAEAVAGCRDYILSQLGSEYLPETANVYSSKEGAQEAHEAIRPSDVNLKATQLAGMDRDAERLYDLIWRQFVACQMVPAKYLSSTLTVVAGEFELKAKGRILKFDGYTRVLPAAGKKEEDVILPDLQTGSVMTLQELLPSQHFTKPAPRFTEASLVKELEKRGIGRPSTYASIISTIQERGYVEVQNRRFYAEKIGDIVTDRLVENFPDLLDYGFTAKMEERLDDVATGREDWRTLLNVFYREFSAKLDAANDDDGGMRANAPTETDIPCPKCGRPMMIRTGTTGVFLGCSGYNLPPKERCKGTINLVPGDEVVSLEGDDEEESRLLRNKKRCHLCGTAMESYLIDADRKLHVCGNNPDCIGFDVEKGQFKLKGYDGPLIECDKCGADMQLKTGRFGKYFGCTSESCGNTRKLLKSGEAAPPKMEPVSMPEIRCQKVDDHYVLRDGATGLFLAASQFPKNRETRAPFIHELLPHKDEIDSKYHFLLDAPVKDPNGNPAMVRFSRKAKEQYVMTEVEGKATGWKAHYKDGHWVVG, translated from the coding sequence ATGGGTAAAGTATTAGTAATTGTCGAGTCACCTGCCAAAGCCAAGACAATCAACAAGTACCTTGGGCCGGAGTATGTGGTTAAGTCCAGTGTGGGGCACATTCGTGATTTGCCTACCAGTGGTAGTGGCAAGACCGTAGACCCCAAGCAACGTGCTCAAGAGGCTGCGAAGACCAGAAAGATGTCAGCGGCTGAGAAAACTGTCTACAAAACCAAAAAGGCACATGAGCAGCTGGTTGCTCGGATGGGCGTCGATCCTGACAACAACTGGGACGCCCATTATGAAGTGTTGCCAGGCAAAGAGAAGGTAGTAGACGAGCTCAAACGCCTTGCTAAAGACGCTGAAGCTATCTATCTGGCAACGGACTTGGATCGCGAAGGGGAGGCTATTGCCTGGCACCTGATGGAGTCCATTGGCGGCAATCCTGACCGCTATCGTCGCGTAGTCTTCAACGAAATTACCAAGAATGCCATTCGCCAGGCTTTTACCAACCCTGGAAGCCTGGATATGAGTCGCGTGAACGCTCAGCAAGCGCGGCGTTTCCTTGATCGGGTTGTGGGCTACATGGTTTCTCCATTGCTGTGGGCCAAAATTGCACGAGGACTGTCTGCAGGCCGTGTGCAGTCTGTAGCAGTGCGCCTTATCGTTGAGCGTGAACGTGAAATTCGTGCCTTCATCCCTGAAGAGTACTGGGAGGTTGCTGCGGATCTGAAACAGAACAAAGATCAGGTGCGCTTTCAGGTGGTCAGACAGTCTGGGGAGGCGTTCCGCCCTGTCAGTCGTGGTCAGGTTGATAAGATTCTGGCATCCCTTGGAGCTTCACAGTTCAATCTTACAGAGCGTGAGGACAAGCCAACCCAGTCCAAGCCGGGAGCGCCATTTATCACTTCTACTCTCCAACAGGCAGCGAGTACGCGTCTTGGCTTTGGGGTGAAAAAGACCATGATGCTGGCTCAGCGTTTGTATGAAGCCGGTTACATAACCTACATGCGTACAGATTCTACGAACCTGTCAGCAGAGGCTGTTGCGGGATGTCGCGACTATATTCTCAGTCAGCTTGGTAGCGAATATTTGCCAGAAACAGCGAATGTTTACTCAAGTAAGGAAGGTGCTCAGGAGGCCCATGAAGCCATACGTCCTTCCGACGTAAATCTCAAGGCAACTCAGCTTGCTGGTATGGATCGTGATGCAGAGCGCTTGTATGACCTGATTTGGCGTCAGTTCGTTGCTTGTCAGATGGTGCCAGCTAAGTACCTTAGTTCAACACTGACGGTAGTGGCGGGCGAGTTTGAATTAAAAGCTAAAGGCCGGATTCTGAAATTTGACGGCTACACCCGTGTTCTGCCTGCCGCAGGCAAAAAAGAAGAAGATGTCATTCTGCCGGACTTGCAGACTGGATCGGTCATGACGTTGCAGGAGCTGTTGCCAAGCCAGCATTTCACCAAGCCAGCACCTCGATTTACTGAAGCAAGCCTGGTCAAGGAGCTGGAGAAGCGGGGGATTGGTCGCCCATCCACTTATGCTTCTATTATTTCCACCATTCAGGAACGGGGTTATGTAGAAGTACAGAATCGTCGCTTCTATGCGGAAAAGATCGGGGATATTGTCACCGATCGTCTGGTAGAGAACTTTCCCGACTTACTTGATTACGGCTTCACGGCCAAGATGGAAGAGCGTCTGGACGATGTGGCGACCGGAAGGGAAGACTGGCGTACGCTATTGAATGTGTTCTATCGTGAGTTCTCAGCCAAACTGGATGCGGCCAACGATGATGATGGCGGTATGCGTGCTAATGCACCGACTGAGACGGATATTCCCTGCCCTAAATGCGGTCGTCCAATGATGATTCGGACAGGTACCACAGGTGTTTTTCTGGGCTGCTCAGGCTATAACCTGCCACCAAAAGAGCGCTGTAAGGGAACTATCAATTTGGTTCCTGGTGATGAGGTGGTCAGCTTAGAAGGGGATGACGAAGAGGAATCCCGTCTGCTGCGTAATAAAAAGCGTTGTCATTTATGTGGTACGGCGATGGAGAGTTACCTCATAGATGCTGATCGCAAGCTCCATGTGTGTGGTAATAATCCGGACTGCATTGGATTTGATGTCGAAAAAGGTCAATTCAAGCTCAAGGGATACGATGGTCCACTGATCGAGTGTGATAAGTGCGGCGCTGATATGCAGCTAAAAACGGGTCGATTCGGCAAGTATTTTGGGTGTACCAGCGAGAGTTGTGGTAACACTCGTAAGCTTCTGAAAAGTGGTGAAGCTGCGCCCCCCAAGATGGAACCTGTCTCAATGCCTGAGATTCGCTGCCAAAAGGTAGATGATCACTACGTACTGCGTGATGGCGCGACCGGATTATTCCTGGCGGCCAGTCAGTTCCCCAAAAATAGAGAAACTCGTGCCCCATTTATCCACGAGTTGCTACCGCATAAGGATGAAATCGATTCTAAATACCATTTCCTGTTAGATGCACCTGTAAAAGATCCGAATGGTAATCCCGCAATGGTTCGCTTTAGTCGCAAAGCTAAAGAGCAATATGTCATGACAGAAGTTGAAGGGAAGGCCACCGGGTGGAAAGCACACTATAAGGATGGTCACTGGGTAGTGGGCTAG
- a CDS encoding DUF1653 domain-containing protein, whose protein sequence is MSDEQQPVVQPGFYLHFKGGRYQVLEVVRHTETEEWMVLYRALYGERGLWVRPVSSFCDSVDVLGEIVPRFSLQKAGSGLSDSEESGQ, encoded by the coding sequence GTGAGTGATGAACAGCAACCTGTTGTCCAGCCAGGATTCTACCTGCACTTCAAGGGCGGGCGGTATCAGGTGTTGGAGGTGGTGCGGCACACGGAGACTGAAGAGTGGATGGTGCTCTACAGGGCGTTATACGGAGAACGTGGCTTATGGGTAAGGCCGGTAAGCAGTTTCTGTGACAGCGTCGATGTGCTTGGCGAAATCGTTCCTCGCTTCTCCTTGCAGAAGGCGGGTTCCGGTTTGAGTGACAGCGAAGAGAGCGGGCAGTAA